The Pseudanabaena yagii GIHE-NHR1 genome segment GGATCGGAAAGTTCGCCAAAGCGTAGTGAGTTCAAAATCGCAACAGGACGCGCTCCCATCGTGAAAATATCGCGCAAAATACCACCCACGCCTGTCGCTGCACCTTGGTATGGCTCAACAGCCGAAGGACGATTATGGCTTTCAATCTTAAAACTAATCGCAATATCATCGGTAATCTTGACTACGCCTGCATTTTCCCCCGGCCCAACCAAAATGCGATCGCCTGTGGTCGGAAATTGTTTGAGCAAAGGACGCGAATTTTTGTAGCAGCAATGCTCTGACCACATCACGCCAAACATCCCCAATTCGGCTTTGTTGGGTTCACGACCAAGGCGATCGCAAATCATTTGATATTCGTCTAGGGTCAAACCTTCAGACTTAATTTCGGCTGGGGAAAATTTGAATGTGGTACTGACGGTCATGATTAATGTGAAACAAAGTTTTGAGTAGTGAGTATGATCTTATCGCATTGAACCAGCCTAAAATGACTTCATGTTGTCCAAAAGGAGATCAACTTTTATGACAGTACAGCTACTTACTGATAGCCCGATCACCTCAAAGTTTAAATTCACAACCCAGCAATATCACCTCATGCACGAAGCTGGTGTTTTTAATGAAGGCGATCGCCTTGAGTTAATTAATGGAGAAATTAAAACCATGTCCCCCATTGGCAGAAAACATGTTGCCTGTATTATTCGTCTCGATAAACTGATCCAGAAAAAACTAGGCGATCGCGTGATGGTTTCAACGCAAAACTCTATTTGCTTAGATGATAATTCACAGCCACAGCCTGATTTGGCAATTTTGAAGCCCCGTGATGATTTTTATGAGGCAGGATTGCCAACGCCAGAGGATATTTTGTTGATTATTGAGGTGGCGGATAGTTCCATTGATTATGATCGCCATGAGAAAGCACCTTTGTATGCATCGGTAGGCATTCCTGAAATGTGGTTATTTGATGTCAATAAAAAAGCGATCGAGGGATATTCCCAACCTTCAGCATTAGGCTATAAACACATCCATCGCTATGATGAAGGTGATACTTTAGCAATGCGAGCTTTTCCCGATATTACTTTCAATTGGAATGAACTGTTCTAGATTTAAATCAATTGATTACCTACTGCTTTTCGGGTGCACTACTTCTTTTCAAAACTGTATCCGCAAGGCGATCGCTATCAATCATGAATAGGGAAGGGCGGTCTTTATTGGGCAGGGTCATGGAAGTAATGAAGTCTACTTTCCATCTTTGACTATAGGTTGTGGGTAAAGAGACGATTTCATCTTGAGAAACTCTTTGTAGTGCGGGTTGTGAGTTGCTTAGGATCCCTACTAGATGATCCGTTTGATTGCGGGCAACGATTAGGGATGGTTTAGCGGCAACAACTGCACCATTAACTACTAATTGCTGAATATCACTACTTTGAAATTTGATTTGACTAAATAATAATTTCCCAAGGTCAATGATGGGAATATTTTCCCCTGCGGCTGTAATCTTAGGAACTTGTTTCTCTAACGGAATAGCACGATAGATTGATTCTATTGGCAAGATAAACCAAGCAATGCGGAGTCGAAAAGCAACATATTGGAGTCCAATATCAGGGCGTAGTTCTAGAAGTCTTTGCGATCGCAGGGAAGAAATGGCGGGCATAATTGATACCTGATAGTTGAAATTAGAAGTTAATATGTACTATGCAAACTGCCATGCAAAGTTATTGTAAAATTATTGAGCGAATTTGTTTGAGAATTTGTAGAACTTCTCGTAATTGATTGCGCTGGGGTATTAGCGTATAAAATACGTTGGATAAATCATATTCAGGGTTAGCATCTGTTTTCATTTTAATAAATAGAAACTCATCGCCACTAGTAACCATGCCATAGACAAATTGAGATGGATTAGGATTTGCCATCATATAAGTCATTGCCTGTGGTAGAGCTATATTGAAAGACAGAGAATCTTTTGATTCTACTACTAGTACCCAAAGCCTTTGATGAATAATTAATGTGTCAATACGTCCACGCAAAATTTCATTCTGATTTTCAATTTCTAAATTAACACTTGGTTCTGTTGTGATAAAGAATGGTTCATCGTAAAGCTTAGCTAAGGTTAGCAAAGGCGCAACTAGCAGATGATTAACTGTACCTTCCGCTAGAGAACTATGTTTACGATGACGGAAATAGCGCTGATAAATTTGATCGATCGCTTCTATCTCTATATTTGTCAGTTCAGGCAGACTCTCTTGCCATTCAGGGAAAAAATGACTATTTTGAGTAGGCAATAACTGAAACCTTTCTTCCAGATCTCCTAAAGTTCGGATTGTTTTTGATATAGGCTTTGTAACTAACATAATATTTATAATTTATTGGCAATTTATTTATAACTTGTTTATAAATTGGTGTTTACAAGTTGCGACAAAGTCTGTAACAGCTCATTATCTTTAAATGGTTTCGCAAAATATGCTGAGGCTCCTAGACGCATCGCCAAATCACGGTGTTTAGAGCCACTGCGTGAAGTGAGCATAATTACAGGAATGTCTTTGCAGTAATCATCACCACGGGATTGCACCAAGAAACCAAATCCATCTAGTCTAGGCATTTCAATATCACAGATTACAGCACTGACTAGAGAACTGCTAGCTAGGGTTTGGAGCTTTCGCAATTTCTCCATCGCCTCATAACCATCCTTAGCCTGCTCGACCCGATAGCCCGATTTCTCTAAGGTCATAGCTAGAAATCGCCGTACATTGATGGAGTCATCAACTATGAGAATTGTGGTGCGTCGATCATTCTTGGTTGGGAGCGTGAGAGGTTTACTAGGTGTTTCATCAATATCAACGATCGCCCAATCGAGGAGATTATCGATATCGACTAACGGCACAATTTTACCGCCGCCCAAAATAGCACAGCCCATAAAGCCCGTCGGCATGGGGATTACACTTTGCACACCGCGAATGGTGACTTCCTGTTCCCCCCAATAGCGATCAACTTGCAATCCAAAGGGCACATTATTTTTGGCGACGATTAATATTAGCGATTCATCGACAACGGGACGGTTTTCTGTCTCAAATTGGAATTGAGGACGCGAAAAATGCAGGCGATCGCTAAGTCGTAACAATGGTACAGAATAGCCTTCCCAATCTAATACTTCTTGATTGGCTACGGTATGAATGGAAGTATCGCGGATTAGCAAAATTTCCTCAACCGCACTGGTGAGAATTGCCATCTGTAAGCCATTACTTTCAAATAGCAGTACACGGGCGATCGATAGTGATACGGGTACGGTCAAAACAAAGGTTGTTCCTTTACCAGCTTCGGTTTCAATCCGTACATTACCGCCGATTATATTCAGATTTGACCGCACCACGTCCATGCCTACGCCCCGCCCCGAGAGTTCGGTGACGCGATCAGCGGTACTAAATCCCGCTTCAAAAATCAATTCTAAGAGCGCTTCATCACTAGAACCATCCAGATCGCTTTCGCTTAGCCCCATTTGCAAAGCGCGATCGCGTAGTTTCGCAAAATTGACCCCATTGCCATCATCACTGACAGTGATTACAGTTTGGTTGCCGCGATAACCTGCGGCGATTTCGATTTTGCCTTTAGGTGGTTTACCCGCAGCAATCCTTGCTTCAGGTGTTTCGATGCCATGATCGAAAGCGTTGCGAACCAGATGTAGAAGTGGATCTTCAAGGATTTCTAAAACTGATCGCTCCACTAAAGTAGAACTACCACGTACGACTAGCTCGACCTGCTTACCATAGTTGAGAGACAAATCGCGCAGTAAGCGGGGAAATCTGCCCAGAATTTCGCTGAGCATCCGCATTCTGGCTTGCTCGATCGCGGTTTGCATTTGCCGTGAGGCACGCCCTAATTCCCGTTCTGTTCCTTCTGTATCTGTTAATGCTGTTTCCAAATCGCTCGAGACTTCCTGTAACTGCACCACGCTATCCATAATTTCCCGTGATAGTACATGCAGTTCGCTATAGCGATCCATTTCTAGTAAGTCGAAGCGACTGGCATAGGGTAAGAATCCTTCACTAGATGCTTCAGCATAGTTACCTGTAATTGGGCTATTGATGGCAGTAATGACAGGGAGCAAGGATTCTGAAGAAGTGACTACGCGATCGTAGGCTTCTCGAAGTTGAGCATTAGACTGCTCTAAGCCATGCATTCTGGTATTTAAAAGTTGTACAAGATCGCGCATCCGTTTCAGTTGTAAACGTAAGCCACTTCTCTCTGCATTTAATTCTCCAAAGCGATCGCTTAAGGCTTCGAGGTGGCGTAAAGGAATACGGATGGTGCTATCTAGATTGGTGACAGTACTTATCTCACTGGAAGGATTAATCGTTGCGATATCTTGGATATTTGCTAAATTGAGATCACTATGATTGAGAGCGAGGGTTTCATCCTCATATCTTAAACCAGTGTTAGTTAGTGATAATTCCTCAATAGAAGCTGCATCAAAAGGATTAATATTTTCGGCGACTTTTTCGACAACCTTTTGAATGGTTTGTTCTGCTGGTTTTACAGGCAGAGGTGATAATTCAAAACGTTTTGGTAAAGCATCAAATTGACCAACCAAGACAAGAGCTTGCGATCGCCGCCAAGCTTCTAAAGCAGCAGTGGTTACTTCGATGAGGCTGTTATCTTTATTATCGAGTGCGAGACTAATGCCTTCGCAGAGACTAGTGAATGCTGGTAGTTCCAACATTTCGCCAAGACAGCCAAATTCTTGACTAGTAATTTCAAATTCTTCGCGCAATACTTGCGAATTAGGATCGGCAATCACATTTGTGAGCCGTTCTAGACAAGCATCAACTTCAGTAGCAAACATGAGGACACGCATATCCTGACCTGCCTCTTCAGACAGAAGATTTGCCTCATCTTGTGCTGACAAATCCCCTAGGATTTTATGCAAGCGATTAAAGGGGGGCAAAATCTGTTGCTGAATCCATTCATCCTTAGGCGCTTTACGCTGTTTGTGAATGGTGGTAATTTTGCCCATGCCATCGATCGCTGACAGAAATAGACTTTCGATTTCTGAGGTGATCGCAGTTTGGTTATTTGCTTGAATAATTTTAAAAAAGTCTTCGAGACGGTGGGCTAAATCACTGAGGCTATGAAAGCCCATCATGGCGGCTCCACCTTTCATTGAGTGGGCAGCCCGTAAAATCTTATTAGCCGCCGATCGCTGTAAACCGCGATCGCTTAAGCCGATTAATTCGGACTCAATATCTGCTAAAAAATCTCGAACTTCCTCGAGAAATAGCAATCGAACTTCCCACTCGCGATCGGTTAAGGTATTAGTTGACATATCGACCTCTAAATAACTGTTGAATTGTGTTTTAAGTTTGTGCAAGGCACAAACTTAAAACAACTAAGCTGCATCAACTTTAAATGTTTCTACGGAAGCCTGTAGCTTACTAGCAACGTTAGCGGTTTCCTGTAGGGCGATCGCAACTTCGCGAGAAGTTTCAGAGGACTTTTGCGATTGTGTAGAGAGGGTTTCCATAACCTGCTTCACCGATTGCGATGTTTGCACCTGCGAAGTTGTAGCGCTAGAAATACCTTGGAAGAGTTCGTTTACTTTTCGAGCCACTTCCACAATTTGACTCAAGCTCTTTCTCGCATCTTCAACCTTGTTTGTACCTTCAACCACCTGTACCGTACTCGCTTCCATCGATTCGACTACTTCACTGGTTTCCTGTTGAATGCTTTCAACGATGCGAGCGATTTCCTTGGTTGCAGTTGCAGACTGAGCCGCCAGCGCACCGACTTCTTCCGCAACTACCGCAAAGCCTCGACCTTCTTCACCTGCACGCGCCGCCTCAATACTGGCGTTAACTGCGAGCATGTTCGTTTTCAGTGCGATTTGGTCGATCAGAACGACTACTTTTGAAATCTGTTGCGATGCTTCACCGAGTCTCTTGACCTTTTTGGCTGTTTCCGCAACGGTTTGCCGTAGTTGTAAGATACTGCTTGCGGATTGCTCGATCGCTTGACTACCAGTTTCTGCGGTTGCTGCTGCGACGTTAGATGCATCAGCCGCTTGTCTTGCGTTACTTGCCACCTGTTGAATCGAATCCGTCATTTGTTCTACGGATTGCAGCGCTTCATCCAGTTGTTCCGCTTGGAGAGTCGCATCTTTTGCGAGAGTCCGAATCGATTCATTGTTGGTATTGACCGAAGTGTTTACCTGCAAAGTCGCTTCTTTTACCTGCGTTACAACCTCCCGTAAGTTTTCCACGATCGCATTAAAGAAGTCGGCAACGATCCCAATTTCACCAGCCGAGATTTGAGCACGAACGGTTAAGTCTCCACTTACTGCGCCTTCAACGTCAGTTAAGAGGTTAATTAATTCGCGTTGAATTGCTTCACTCCGTTGACGTTCCTGTTCTGCGACGATGCGCTGTTGTTCTACTGTGGCAAGACCGCCGAGTGCACGTCCAATGTCTTCAGCATAGCTCTGCATCAATTTAATCTCAGGCTCTTGCCATTCACGCACCTGTCCACAGGAATGGGCAATTAACAAACTATCCAATTCACCTGCACGGACTACAGGCACGATGAGATTTGATTTAATTTGCAATTTCCGCATTAACTCAAGGTGAGCAGGCGCAAATCCTGCGTTCAGCACATCACGATATTGAACCACTTGCCCTTGCTTATAGTTATCCAGAAGCTCTTTGGGAATACAAGGATCATTTAGACCTGCACTTTTGGCACTAGGTAAATGTGTTAAACCAGATTCAGCAACGACAATTCCCTGACTGCCAGTACCTGTATTGACAAATCGATAAATGACAATGCGATCGCTATTGAGTTCTTGGCGAATTTCGTTAACATAGCGGCTTAATGGTTCTTCTAGCTCAGTAATATCACGCGATCGCGAGACTTCGGCAAGAATTTGCGATCGTCTTGCTTGCGTCTCTTGCAAAGCCAAGAAGGTCTGTAACTGTCCCGCCATGGAGTTGATGTTATCCCCTAATTGTGCCAGTTCATCTTGCCCCTGTACCGTCAGGCGCGTATCGAGATTACCTTTACCTAGCTCAACCACTGCGGCTGTTGCGTCGATAACAGGTTTAGTAGCGCGTTGGGCGATCACAATTGCTAAAATAGCCGCTAACGCACCGACGACACCAGTTGCTGCTAACAGAATGAAGATTAACTGTTGTTGTGGTTTGAGAACAATATCAGTATCCACCGCAATTACTGCATCCCACTTTAACTCAGGTAATCCTTCTAGTTTTGGTAAAGGTGCATAGCCGACAAACTGTTCACGGTTAGTGAGATTATCGATCGCTGTAGCTGAGCCAGATTCTCGTTTTTCAATGAGAGGTGTTAATAGCGGGAAGTCTGCTTTGAGATCGCGCCCAATTTGCTCCTTTTCTAAGGCAACAAAGAACTTACCATCTGACTCAATTAAGTGATATTGATCCCCACCAACTCCATAGTCTTTAACCAGAGTATCAAGATACTCCGCAGGCATCCGTGAGCGGATCACACCAATTGTTTTACCTGTAGTAGCTTCTTTAATAGGAGCAGCAATGTGGATTACCACCTTACCAGATGATTTGGAGAGTTCTGGTTGGCTAATGACAGGGGCATTAGTTTTGAGCACTTCTTGGAAATAAACCCGATCCTTGTGATTGGACAATGCATCACCTTGAGATTGCACAATCACATCGCCATTGAGGTCAAATGCAGCGATACTATCGTAAACAAGATAGCTTTTGATGTAGTCATTAAAAACTGCTTGACGCTCTTGTAACGAAGTTGCCGCAGTAACTTTCGGATTAGTCAAAAATGATGTCTTCGATAATATCTGAATGTCCCCATATCGTTCTCGCATGAAGTAGGCAACCCGATAGGACATATCAGTAGCGTTTTTTGCTTCTTTTTGTTTGGTTGTTTGCGTGAGGTTTTGCCCAACGTATATAGAGGTAAATCCACCAACTAGAATCAAGGGAATTGTGATTGTAGAAACAGCAATAAGTGTTGCTTTTGTCCGCAAGCCTAACTTTTCCCACCATCGTCCAATGGGGTTTTGGCTAACCCTAGGAGCAATAGGTACAGAAGCAGGAGGAGGAGGAGTAATTATCTCTATGTTTGGATAGCTGCCATTGCTAGAGCCATTACTAGAACCGTTGGTAGCATTGGTCGTAGACCTTGTGCCATTGCCATTCGATACTTCAGCACCATCAACGCGAGAACGTGAATCAAGAACCATGATGAGAAACTCCGTTTTGTAAATAAAGTTTTGAAGAAGATGCAATATCCTCTCCTATAGAGCAAATTTGTGGCTGGCGATCGCCTCTGCATCTAGTACATGTAGATGTTCGCTAGTTTCCCCCGACTGAGCCACCCAACCACGCAAAAATGGCACAGTTTCAATTAGAATATTTGTCTTCGGTAATTCTTGTGGTGAAACAATCTCTGTCTCACTAAAACGGACTACACGTCCAATGCGATATACCCCCAGACCCAAAAATGCATCACCAATCTGTAAGACGGCGATGTGGGTCTCGATCGCACTGGACTCAAGGGGTGTAAAGCCTAGTAACTGGGGCAAGTCCAGCACCCAAAAAACGTTACTGCGATGTTCCACCAAGCCCATCAGACAGGGATGGACATTGGGCATTTGCGTAAAGCGCTCGGCAGCTAGGACGAGAGTCTCGCGGACAAATTTGAGTTGCACAGCGGCGACTATATCTTGCCCAAGATTTAAACTTAAGTGTGGCAATCCTGCGATCGCCTGTGTCTGCTCCTCGCGTAATTCGATCGTTAAGCTGCTCATATCATCCTCCTACACCCAGCGATCGCACTGCCTGCACAATATCGTCCTTGGTAAATGGCTTGGTGAGGTAGACATCCACACCCTGCTTCATGCCCCAGAGGCGATCGAGTTCTTGATTCTTAGAAGTACAGGCAATGACAGGAACCTTAGTCGTCGCAACTTTTTTGATTGCTCGGCATAGCTCTAATCCACTCATCCCTGGCATTACCAAATCCGTAATGACGACATTAGGTTTGGTCTTCTCAAATTTCTCTAAACCTTCAGCCCCATCAGCCGCACTGACCACAGCATAGCCCCCCTGCCGCAGGTACTCACAAATTAACTCTCGTTCAGACGGGGTATCTTCGACAACTAATACTGTAATCAAGACATTTTCTCCTTGTTATAGCGATGATGGAAACTTGGGCTGTGAGTTAAGATGAAAGTTCAAAACTTGGTTAGGATTGAACTTATAGAGATTAAAGCTGGAATCAATTTTTGTTAGGAGTGATTTCTAAGCAACAGAGCGAACGGCACGTAGAATATCTTCACGGGAGAATGGCTTAGTGAGATACACATCAATTCCCTGTTTCATGCCCCATAGTTTATCCAGTTCTTGATTCTTAGAAGTACAGGCAACAATAGGCACATCCTTGGTTTCACTATTCTTTTTTAAACTACGGCATAGTTCCAAACCACTCATTCCAGGCATGACTAAATCGGTAATTACAACATCAGGTTTCTTTCCTTCGATTTTCTTGAGAGCTTCTTGTCCGTTGGTGGCACTAATTACGGTATACCCACTTTCGACCAAATAGTTAACAATTAAGTCCTGCTCAGAGGCAGTGTCTTCAACTACAAGCACTGTTGTCATAATGAATCTCCAATTTGATTGATTTTGTATTGTTGTTTGAGTTTAACTTGAGGGGATAGATAGAAATTTGTTTAACAGAATTTATACCTAGATAAATTCCTATCATTTTATTGCATCTTGCAATTCTTCATAAATCATAAACATACCATAGATAAAGATACCTAGATTAGAATTTAGAACTTAATTCATGATTAAGTTCTAAATTCTATGAAGTAATCTCCATATTTGTACATATATCTAGATGAGATGTCGCATCATCATTTTTAGTAAATCAGCTTGGACAAAGGGTTTGGTTAGATAGTCAGTGGCTCCTGCGATACGTGCTCTTGCGCGATCAATTATTCCTTTATTACCAGTTACCATCACAATCGGAATATCTTTTAAGCTGGATGATTTGCGAATTAAAGTACAAAGTTGATAACCGTCAACACTTGGCATTCCAATGTCTAGCAGGATTAAATCAGGACGAATCGAATTGATTTTCATTAACGCTTTCATTGAATCCTGAATGAGCGTGACCTGAAAATCTTCACTTCCTAAATAGCTGCTAATAATGCTGAGCATGGATTCACTGTCATCAATGCAGACGATTTTCCATGTTTTGGATTCCTGATTGGTGAACACCTGT includes the following:
- a CDS encoding Uma2 family endonuclease; protein product: MTVQLLTDSPITSKFKFTTQQYHLMHEAGVFNEGDRLELINGEIKTMSPIGRKHVACIIRLDKLIQKKLGDRVMVSTQNSICLDDNSQPQPDLAILKPRDDFYEAGLPTPEDILLIIEVADSSIDYDRHEKAPLYASVGIPEMWLFDVNKKAIEGYSQPSALGYKHIHRYDEGDTLAMRAFPDITFNWNELF
- a CDS encoding chemotaxis protein CheW, whose translation is MPAISSLRSQRLLELRPDIGLQYVAFRLRIAWFILPIESIYRAIPLEKQVPKITAAGENIPIIDLGKLLFSQIKFQSSDIQQLVVNGAVVAAKPSLIVARNQTDHLVGILSNSQPALQRVSQDEIVSLPTTYSQRWKVDFITSMTLPNKDRPSLFMIDSDRLADTVLKRSSAPEKQ
- a CDS encoding type I restriction endonuclease subunit R, with product MLVTKPISKTIRTLGDLEERFQLLPTQNSHFFPEWQESLPELTNIEIEAIDQIYQRYFRHRKHSSLAEGTVNHLLVAPLLTLAKLYDEPFFITTEPSVNLEIENQNEILRGRIDTLIIHQRLWVLVVESKDSLSFNIALPQAMTYMMANPNPSQFVYGMVTSGDEFLFIKMKTDANPEYDLSNVFYTLIPQRNQLREVLQILKQIRSIILQ
- a CDS encoding hybrid sensor histidine kinase/response regulator yields the protein MSTNTLTDREWEVRLLFLEEVRDFLADIESELIGLSDRGLQRSAANKILRAAHSMKGGAAMMGFHSLSDLAHRLEDFFKIIQANNQTAITSEIESLFLSAIDGMGKITTIHKQRKAPKDEWIQQQILPPFNRLHKILGDLSAQDEANLLSEEAGQDMRVLMFATEVDACLERLTNVIADPNSQVLREEFEITSQEFGCLGEMLELPAFTSLCEGISLALDNKDNSLIEVTTAALEAWRRSQALVLVGQFDALPKRFELSPLPVKPAEQTIQKVVEKVAENINPFDAASIEELSLTNTGLRYEDETLALNHSDLNLANIQDIATINPSSEISTVTNLDSTIRIPLRHLEALSDRFGELNAERSGLRLQLKRMRDLVQLLNTRMHGLEQSNAQLREAYDRVVTSSESLLPVITAINSPITGNYAEASSEGFLPYASRFDLLEMDRYSELHVLSREIMDSVVQLQEVSSDLETALTDTEGTERELGRASRQMQTAIEQARMRMLSEILGRFPRLLRDLSLNYGKQVELVVRGSSTLVERSVLEILEDPLLHLVRNAFDHGIETPEARIAAGKPPKGKIEIAAGYRGNQTVITVSDDGNGVNFAKLRDRALQMGLSESDLDGSSDEALLELIFEAGFSTADRVTELSGRGVGMDVVRSNLNIIGGNVRIETEAGKGTTFVLTVPVSLSIARVLLFESNGLQMAILTSAVEEILLIRDTSIHTVANQEVLDWEGYSVPLLRLSDRLHFSRPQFQFETENRPVVDESLILIVAKNNVPFGLQVDRYWGEQEVTIRGVQSVIPMPTGFMGCAILGGGKIVPLVDIDNLLDWAIVDIDETPSKPLTLPTKNDRRTTILIVDDSINVRRFLAMTLEKSGYRVEQAKDGYEAMEKLRKLQTLASSSLVSAVICDIEMPRLDGFGFLVQSRGDDYCKDIPVIMLTSRSGSKHRDLAMRLGASAYFAKPFKDNELLQTLSQLVNTNL
- a CDS encoding methyl-accepting chemotaxis protein; translation: MVLDSRSRVDGAEVSNGNGTRSTTNATNGSSNGSSNGSYPNIEIITPPPPASVPIAPRVSQNPIGRWWEKLGLRTKATLIAVSTITIPLILVGGFTSIYVGQNLTQTTKQKEAKNATDMSYRVAYFMRERYGDIQILSKTSFLTNPKVTAATSLQERQAVFNDYIKSYLVYDSIAAFDLNGDVIVQSQGDALSNHKDRVYFQEVLKTNAPVISQPELSKSSGKVVIHIAAPIKEATTGKTIGVIRSRMPAEYLDTLVKDYGVGGDQYHLIESDGKFFVALEKEQIGRDLKADFPLLTPLIEKRESGSATAIDNLTNREQFVGYAPLPKLEGLPELKWDAVIAVDTDIVLKPQQQLIFILLAATGVVGALAAILAIVIAQRATKPVIDATAAVVELGKGNLDTRLTVQGQDELAQLGDNINSMAGQLQTFLALQETQARRSQILAEVSRSRDITELEEPLSRYVNEIRQELNSDRIVIYRFVNTGTGSQGIVVAESGLTHLPSAKSAGLNDPCIPKELLDNYKQGQVVQYRDVLNAGFAPAHLELMRKLQIKSNLIVPVVRAGELDSLLIAHSCGQVREWQEPEIKLMQSYAEDIGRALGGLATVEQQRIVAEQERQRSEAIQRELINLLTDVEGAVSGDLTVRAQISAGEIGIVADFFNAIVENLREVVTQVKEATLQVNTSVNTNNESIRTLAKDATLQAEQLDEALQSVEQMTDSIQQVASNARQAADASNVAAATAETGSQAIEQSASSILQLRQTVAETAKKVKRLGEASQQISKVVVLIDQIALKTNMLAVNASIEAARAGEEGRGFAVVAEEVGALAAQSATATKEIARIVESIQQETSEVVESMEASTVQVVEGTNKVEDARKSLSQIVEVARKVNELFQGISSATTSQVQTSQSVKQVMETLSTQSQKSSETSREVAIALQETANVASKLQASVETFKVDAA
- a CDS encoding chemotaxis protein CheW, translating into MSSLTIELREEQTQAIAGLPHLSLNLGQDIVAAVQLKFVRETLVLAAERFTQMPNVHPCLMGLVEHRSNVFWVLDLPQLLGFTPLESSAIETHIAVLQIGDAFLGLGVYRIGRVVRFSETEIVSPQELPKTNILIETVPFLRGWVAQSGETSEHLHVLDAEAIASHKFAL
- a CDS encoding response regulator transcription factor, with the translated sequence MITVLVVEDTPSERELICEYLRQGGYAVVSAADGAEGLEKFEKTKPNVVITDLVMPGMSGLELCRAIKKVATTKVPVIACTSKNQELDRLWGMKQGVDVYLTKPFTKDDIVQAVRSLGVGG
- a CDS encoding response regulator transcription factor, yielding MTTVLVVEDTASEQDLIVNYLVESGYTVISATNGQEALKKIEGKKPDVVITDLVMPGMSGLELCRSLKKNSETKDVPIVACTSKNQELDKLWGMKQGIDVYLTKPFSREDILRAVRSVA